The Hymenobacter chitinivorans DSM 11115 genome window below encodes:
- a CDS encoding PID-CTERM protein-sorting domain-containing protein: MLLGVSQLPALAQGPGNGGPQPGATTAPIDGGASLLLAGGVALALRRLRRR; the protein is encoded by the coding sequence TTGTTACTTGGTGTAAGCCAACTACCGGCGTTAGCCCAGGGCCCCGGCAACGGCGGTCCGCAGCCCGGCGCCACCACCGCACCCATTGACGGCGGGGCCAGCCTGCTGCTGGCAGGCGGCGTAGCCCTGGCCTTGCGCCGCCTGCGCCGCCGTTAA